From the genome of Pieris brassicae chromosome Z, ilPieBrab1.1, whole genome shotgun sequence:
cacatttttgtttaattgttgtTGCATATCCatgcattttaaaaataatgactttTTCTCGCATGAGTTTTCATTGCAAATTAGGTAAGTTAGTTATTGCTGTAGTATTACCTGTGTATAATCAGCGCCGATAAATGCTTGTTCCATACCGATCCATAAAGTTATTGGAATAAGAAGTTGTTGGTTTGGCTTCTTTAATTGGTAGGCGGTAGCAGATAACAGTTGAATACCAGTCAGTTCTTTTGAGGGGTCTGCTTTTCTTTGCTTTTCACCATACCTAAAATTAATCAATCACTTCGAATAACTCATTTAAGACATTATTCAAGAGTAAATTGTGGAATAATGTTGTGCATTGTTTGGTATGATTACAGTTAAGATTTAAATGTTACGGTTTTATTTATAGCCATATTTTGCATACAATATAATTGTGGGGCGTTTAAAAAAGCACGATGACTGAGTACCACAACACAATTCTGCGAATGCGGTACGGCATTTGTACGTTTGcagttatgttttattttaggtaataTATGGTTGATTTTGACCGCCTTTTTATGTCCGTATTCGCCGTGTCGTTTTATGGTTCAAACTTAAAAGAATCAACTAACGTTAATCTTGTATATCTCGGCTAATCTTGGGCTCTAATCTCAGCTTGGAAAGCCAAGTGGAGATTATAAAGGcaagattttattgaatagTAATTCAAAAACATTTGAAGATCAAGTCAATATGTCTATGCTGATAGAAAATACtgtacaatgtttttttctacAGTATTTTTTCTTATCCAGTATATCCAATAAGACAATGTTCTGATGTAGCTCTAAAGCATTAGAAATAGGTTCTATGACGATTGACTTattttaatcttttgaaaatttaccTGGACAGAGGATCCACTAAAAATGCAACCATAATAACAGCTACGACAACGCAAGCAAGGTAAATGGCACTGATTTCTTGTATCTCGTTGTCTGGGGGTCGGTGAAGGTTTTGGTTGTCATGAGCTCCACCGCCGATCATGCAGAAGTTGGCTCCACATGTCAGAAGAGTACTGCTACTGTTGTCCGTAGACACGTTACCACTGTGCACCCCCGATGAGAATACTGTAGACAAAATGTATCCcataatttttgattttatgaCACACggtatttcaaaaataacgaaaacaaaacattcaaCAGCCTTTGTGATGATAACGgtaatatttaatgtgtataatgtccattgtatattaaaaaaattgatacgcATTACCATTTTGGGACTTGCAGATCGAATCATAAAAGTTATCAGTGggtagaaatatttatatagctaCAAGgttgtgtattattattgccccagataatgattttaataacagCAAACGAGTTAAATTGTTAACTTACCCAAACTTGATATGAGGTTGCCCCAAAGTTCAGCTGTCTGCCACGCAAGGAAGAAGAATCCAAAGAACCGCACAATTATTCCATCCACAGCTTGGTCTGTCAACTTCGCGTAAACACTTCCTACTTGGGTTAAGTATGTTGCCTTGGATGTCCACATTGGAGCTGCTCCGAGACCTACTAATACTCCAGCGGGTACCAATGTATAGAAAGCTGGGTAAAACTGCGCAGCAATGTAAGGAGCGTAACACATCATCGAAAGGCATAGGGACCATTTCACCGTAAGCCTCTTTATTAGGAACGTTGgtacaaaaatacaagaaacaaCTTGCGCGGCATAAATCGAACTTAAAGAAACAGTTCCAAGCCCATCTCGAGCGTTTATAGAAGACTGAAGATTCGCAGTTCCTTGAAAAGCAGTAAACTGAACCATGAAGGCCGCGCTAACCGCTGcaacatttttcaaaattctcCACTTTTCTCCTCTCGAGAGTTCCACCTTTCCGGAAGCGTAGGAATCTTCCTCAATTGGTGGAGGTTTGACAATATCACTGTTCGAGTCCTTGTCATGCTGGAACCCCTCATTTTTAAATCCTGGCTTGATAGTGTACACGTTGTCCTTGATGGGGCGGTCATCTTCACAGCCTCCGCCGTGCGTCGCAGTCATGCCGTGTTCTCTTTTTGACctgttaacaataatataacaattagaTATGATAGAAAATAGCCCATGGCGTGATGCATCTAAAAGCGTATTGTTcgtttttgtttatgtattgtaaattcaaaaataaaagtgtTAATTGTTTACTATTAAGGCGCTTCTCTAATTCACGTTCGTAAGCACGTTGTGGAGAACTTGAAGATTGGAGCAGACAATAAGACGACTTGTTGTGATCGGGGTGTTGTGGTTTGTGTAACAATTCCGATTCGATTCGCATTCTACATTACAATGAACGACATCGGCTGAGTACATACAGAACCATTGTATAGTGTTTCACAAACTATTTCGTCATGACATAATCATTGGACGACCACATGGAAAATTGTGAGCCGATTGAAATGCAGCGTTTTTCAAATCACAGTCATTCCATAGACAATGCAAGAGGGTACTAAAGGATAtggttaattaaatatataacatgtcTCGTGGTCTACCACAACAGAAATTACAGAATTGTAAATTTCATGTTCTACTATAACAATTACGTGTTATGAATGCTAAAATGTTCTATTCATAATCGACATAAAATTTCGAGTGAAATAACAACTGATCAAAGAACAGTTTGCTATTTTAATCATTCAGCTCGTAATTACATTGAAAAGCGCCATTATGCTGTTACAGGTGTTCAAAGGTGTGTTACTTTAGCGGTGACTGTCGGAATATAACACGTTTTGTAACAAACTACATAGTAGAGCGCCCTGATGAGTTTCCGGCGCGACTAATTTCACGATTTAAAAGTGCAATTACTCAAATATCAAACACGTTCTTCATTACGTAAAGACGACATAAACACCGGGTTTATTAATTCTACTCTTCTCACAAGACACGACatacaattaacataattctaaattcgCACTGTGATATATGCAAAAATTTCCACAGCGCGATTAGGCAAAGCTAAAAATGGCGAAGacgcaattaaaaagagtccTACGATATGGTGTTGTAACGTTAGTACATGTTCTGCACAAGTAGAGTCCGAAAACAGTTTGCACCCATTGAATGTTCTATTGTGAAACTTAATAGGTATGTACGTTAAAGGTTTGGTGAGATCGATGTACTGTGTTGACATTTATCCGTTGTTAATGTTTAAACAATGAACACTGAAAACACACTtcgataaaatacatttagttataccatttcaatataaattaaataaggttcaaatgatttttaatcatgcaataaaaagtttattctaacgctgttttattttaataactataaacaaagacatctatataataaaatcagagAATAATGGTAGCTGAACTCAACGTAATCTTTAGTATAGCAAACATAGATTTGTATGGACATCGCTCTATTGTCCTTTTTAATCTGAGTTATAACCACAAACGCTAAGTGCAAGCCTGTTATTTCCATTGTTCTCGTGTTTTATTCTTCATATACGACATATTACACAAATCCTTTATGTAAGCTGTCAGTAAATATAATCAGAACCTGAAACCTGAATCAAATACTCAGCCGGTAAATATACACCATACGTTGATGCTAATCACGTAATGAAGAGTAGAGTTCGTAAATTCTTTCTAGAATATACTACATTGTAAACGGATAAAGTCGTGGTTTTTTATGAAGACAGGTAATAATAGATACGGTGTTCAGTACTATTATACAATAGTCAATCATATAGTCAGTGTGTAGTATTGAAGTAAATTCAATTCACGGAAATTTTCAGGAATGTCGGAAAGAATTTAAACagatttaaatctttttaagaaaaaagggtttttttttgtagggttattggaaaatttataacaaatctaACATCACGCAGGAAATCAGCGAATTTGGGTGGTTGCCGTGACtaaacaaacataattaatatgcCTATTGAATGATTCTCCCACGGTGTCATAGCTATCTTCACTTCCTGCGTGATCCACCCTATCATTATTGGGTAATGAGGCGCTCAAGGACGCTCTGACAAATTTGCAATGCATTATAACAGGGTTACTGAAGTTAATTTTTCAAATGATTtacttaatttcattttattacagaatatAATAAGCTAGTATGTTTCCATTAGGATTGTGAATACAGAACTCTCCCAAATGCTTCTAAAGGGAATActagaaaaacaatttttgaaagcaaataaaatcaaactgGAGTTcactaagtttatttatagatcTAACACgcttcataataaaattaacttgtAGAATTGGCACATTATGTTAGGAACATTTTGTCATAACATGCCATGAATACTAAAATGTACTTTTTCATACATTGATTTCGCACTCATAAACAACCCTTACcactattaagattatttagttattacttTAAGTTGTCTGCATTTATTCCTGTATCAAAGGAGTATTTTAAGTCTTGAAACTTAATAGTGtctatttaattcatatagcGGAAGATTGAGCTTTATTTGCCGTGGAAACCATTTTGTCAAAGAAACCATCTAATGGCAAGGCATACATTTCTGGTTTAACTTTGCATTACGGATGTTCATAATTACAATCAACAATGCATTctattcataatataatttgaacaaCATAACAAAACGATAAAGACGGAAGGTTAAATTCATAGATTTTCATGAAAatcttcaataaaaatttatactgATAAATTACGAAAGACACGACATCTGGACAATATTAATTGTTGAAAACTACGCTGTCCTCAGATCAGATCCCTTGTAATTGATTTTTACACGCAACATTAATTGAAGATTTAAGTACTCGGAAATATTCTTTTACATAACATTCATTATGTTACCGTAGAGCATTTTAAAgcgtaattatttacttacaaaCGATATGGTATTTAAGTCATCGTTATTAACCTCGACATATGGAAAAAGAAGTAAAACTTGaagtacatttttagaattataacattatataatataataatgtttccATGTACATGTGCGATATTTCGTAAATGTATGTTGGTTTGTCCACAAATTTCTGAGAGACCAGTAATTTCAAGATAGTACtgacttttgttaacatagcttttacacattaagaaaaacactttttgaacggt
Proteins encoded in this window:
- the LOC123718415 gene encoding UNC93-like protein; the encoded protein is MTATHGGGCEDDRPIKDNVYTIKPGFKNEGFQHDKDSNSDIVKPPPIEEDSYASGKVELSRGEKWRILKNVAAVSAAFMVQFTAFQGTANLQSSINARDGLGTVSLSSIYAAQVVSCIFVPTFLIKRLTVKWSLCLSMMCYAPYIAAQFYPAFYTLVPAGVLVGLGAAPMWTSKATYLTQVGSVYAKLTDQAVDGIIVRFFGFFFLAWQTAELWGNLISSLVFSSGVHSGNVSTDNSSSTLLTCGANFCMIGGGAHDNQNLHRPPDNEIQEISAIYLACVVVAVIMVAFLVDPLSRYGEKQRKADPSKELTGIQLLSATAYQLKKPNQQLLIPITLWIGMEQAFIGADYTQAYVSCALGIRSIGYVMICFGVVNAICSLLFGSVMKYIGRFPILVMGAALHFGLIVWLLIWRPNPETPTTFFVISGLWGVGDAVWQTQVNGLYGVLFRRNKEAAFSNYRLWEAAGFVVAYAYSTHLCARMKLYVMMVVLIIGVIGYLIVEILHKRKTRRLKAIAENPIAAAEAAKQPPEEDDEKDEIDDDIIVTHL